From one Caldithrix abyssi DSM 13497 genomic stretch:
- a CDS encoding T9SS type A sorting domain-containing protein — protein MRTTIIFFSMILTSLLFAQKYEFEDSLRVTDGIVQDTIVFGTNYNGTDGYDSGLDLYAPPKPPSGFDARFTWDGEDYRKDIRLAGSESERVSHEYVVQYQASADGEAIKLYWNKDYLKSLGGSFKIISEHDQADTVDMTLVDSLDTASHWDYEDELRILYESPIPSSIKKYPNIIVESYFLMDIFPNPFNPITNIKLDVKKACKIKIDLFTNDGKYLKTLKNEYYIPGVYNLKLNRNNLSSGIYFIRSSAKKYIITKKIVLIK, from the coding sequence ATGAGGACCACAATAATCTTTTTTAGTATGATTTTAACTTCTTTACTTTTTGCACAGAAATATGAATTTGAAGACTCACTTAGAGTAACTGATGGCATTGTTCAGGATACTATCGTTTTTGGGACCAATTATAATGGCACAGATGGATATGATTCTGGGTTAGACCTTTATGCTCCACCAAAACCTCCTTCAGGCTTTGATGCCCGATTTACATGGGATGGTGAAGATTACCGTAAGGATATAAGATTAGCAGGCAGTGAATCCGAGAGGGTCTCACATGAATACGTTGTTCAATATCAAGCTTCTGCTGATGGAGAGGCAATTAAGCTTTATTGGAATAAAGATTATTTAAAAAGTTTAGGCGGTTCATTTAAAATAATTAGTGAGCATGACCAGGCTGATACGGTTGATATGACGCTGGTTGATTCTTTAGATACAGCAAGTCATTGGGATTATGAGGATGAACTGAGAATTTTATATGAAAGTCCAATCCCCTCTTCAATAAAAAAGTATCCTAATATTATAGTAGAGAGCTATTTTTTAATGGATATATTTCCTAACCCTTTTAATCCTATAACAAATATTAAACTGGATGTAAAAAAGGCTTGTAAAATTAAGATAGATTTGTTTACCAATGATGGCAAGTATCTAAAAACATTAAAAAATGAATATTATATACCAGGGGTTTATAATTTAAAATTAAATAGAAATAATTTATCAAGTGGAATTTATTTTATAAGATCGAGTGCTAAAAAATATATAATAACGAAAAAAATAGTACTAATTAAATAG
- a CDS encoding tetratricopeptide repeat protein, translated as MEKQNALEMARKYLSNQNYQKAKETYLQALKETTDDQTRAFIWAELSWTFYNLQSFQSCIEAAENCLDLNADYNAKEDLYRLIGFSYMSMGQDQKAIENLEQSIRIDRSSVKQQYALFNLAKLYFKHQKYQQAWELLNEAEGFFFQNDKDYWLSILYMKGFVKYYQNQLNEAERIFEELLENAPGGKQRASALFGLAFIAFDRKDYLKTINLCEATAKLDENFYDKETLGFLTAASFHYLGRNDVFEKYYQQMIKTYPEGRYRKELDMIKSKISN; from the coding sequence ATGGAAAAACAAAACGCATTGGAAATGGCCCGTAAATATTTGAGCAATCAAAATTATCAAAAGGCCAAAGAAACCTATTTACAGGCTTTAAAAGAAACGACCGACGACCAGACCCGCGCCTTCATCTGGGCCGAGCTGAGCTGGACCTTTTACAATTTACAGTCGTTTCAAAGTTGCATTGAAGCGGCGGAAAACTGTCTCGATCTAAACGCCGATTACAACGCCAAAGAAGACCTGTACCGTTTGATCGGTTTTAGTTACATGAGCATGGGGCAGGATCAAAAAGCGATTGAAAATTTAGAACAATCGATTCGTATCGATCGCAGTTCCGTCAAACAGCAGTACGCCCTGTTTAATCTGGCCAAGCTGTATTTTAAACATCAAAAGTACCAGCAAGCGTGGGAACTGCTAAACGAGGCGGAAGGTTTCTTTTTTCAGAACGATAAAGATTACTGGCTTTCGATTTTGTACATGAAGGGATTTGTAAAATATTATCAAAACCAGCTAAATGAGGCGGAAAGGATTTTTGAAGAATTGCTGGAAAACGCCCCGGGGGGCAAACAGCGCGCTTCTGCTCTGTTCGGGCTGGCTTTTATCGCCTTTGATCGCAAAGATTATCTAAAAACCATTAATTTGTGCGAGGCCACGGCTAAACTGGACGAAAACTTTTACGACAAAGAAACCCTCGGCTTTTTGACCGCCGCTTCCTTCCACTATCTGGGAAGGAACGATGTTTTTGAAAAATATTATCAGCAAATGATCAAAACCTATCCAGAAGGCCGCTATCGTAAGGAACTGGACATGATCAAATCAAAAATCAGTAACTGA
- the mfd gene encoding transcription-repair coupling factor, whose translation MNWLKEKLTELAAFRQLLEKVEKNRIVQLIGLSGSLRAFIAQGLSETLDRPLLYIANDLDSAEKLRDDLELLGLKLPFAFMPPLKFDPYDTVEASPSLLRLRIETTQTLIEHDTWLAVTTPQALLESLPLPEEFVDLQLYLKRGMEISFDKLLPHLTEIGLERVEIVENVGQFSVRGGIVDVYVWNYDDPLRIEFFGNQIDSMRFFDVISQRSIKPAQEATLLPNLENRKNRAFIDQLLPENAILFFEDWALTRTKAEQFLNKASRAYQDQQELGIENPPPQSTFLTLERLDKMARRLTVCKSDLIRDPQAPVVDFNARPHPDFNGSLKLFVKFLQKQSAERMQRLVIIQTANQEQKERLEEIIEEEDLPFRGKIEIGTLHNGFSLDALQVDILTDHEIFKRYKRKKAYRRFKSGEYLRQLSGLNLYDYVVHVDYGIGQYLGMETISYGSVKKECIKIGYQDGDYLYVTVDRLNRVQKYSSEGGGAPKLTKLGTSEWERAKQKTKESIQKIAAELIQIYAARKAHGGHRFSSDNYLVKELEATFPYEETPDQLRAIEEVKADMERPEPMDRLLCGDVGFGKTEVALRAAFKAILDGKQVALLAPTTILAFQHYKTFTDRFREFPVNVEMLNRFRTPARQKKIIQALADGSIDLVIGTHRLLSEDVKFKDLGLLIIDEEQRFGVRQKEKLKKLRVSVDVLSMTATPIPRTLHIALMGARDLSNIDTPPSNRLPVHTEIIHWNDRQLRHIILKELQRDGQVYFVHNRVETIEGVKEALSQIVPEARIAVGHGQLPEKQLEQVMLDFMAKKYDVLLATMIIENGLDIPNVNTIIINRADKLGLAQLYQLRGRVGRSNEQAYAYLLVPPMEKLSSLARKRLRAIMDFTELGSGYKVALRDLELRGAGNLLGKEQSGFVQSVGFEMYCRILDEAVHELRQGLEMKEEAVEKKIAPQRPTDPKLDVDFDLLIPADYIPYELERITIYHRLVNFTGHEQVQSLKEELIDRFGQFPPEVELFLMAIELKILAGKLFAERIIINDRKIKLFFSAAAEKEDLFFSEYMPRMMNQTMTSVRFLNQKNLGVEFEIKGKEKQERMQFAINLLHYIIDRH comes from the coding sequence ATGAACTGGCTTAAGGAAAAACTAACCGAGCTTGCGGCATTTCGCCAATTACTGGAAAAGGTTGAAAAAAATAGAATCGTTCAACTCATAGGCCTTAGCGGCTCATTGCGGGCCTTTATTGCGCAGGGCCTGAGCGAAACATTAGATCGTCCGTTGCTTTATATTGCCAATGATCTGGATTCCGCAGAAAAGCTACGCGACGACCTGGAACTGCTCGGTTTAAAACTGCCTTTTGCTTTTATGCCGCCTCTTAAATTTGATCCGTACGACACGGTGGAGGCCAGCCCCAGTCTGCTTCGTTTGCGCATTGAAACAACGCAAACCTTAATCGAACACGATACCTGGTTGGCCGTTACAACGCCTCAGGCCTTGCTGGAATCTCTGCCTTTACCCGAAGAGTTTGTCGATTTGCAGTTGTATCTTAAACGCGGCATGGAAATCAGTTTTGACAAATTGTTGCCGCATCTGACGGAAATCGGTCTGGAACGCGTGGAAATCGTGGAAAACGTGGGGCAGTTCAGCGTGCGCGGCGGTATCGTGGATGTGTACGTCTGGAATTACGACGATCCGTTGCGCATCGAATTTTTTGGCAATCAGATCGATTCCATGCGCTTTTTTGACGTTATTTCGCAGCGTTCCATTAAACCCGCGCAGGAAGCCACCCTGCTGCCCAATCTGGAAAACCGCAAAAACAGAGCGTTTATCGATCAACTGCTGCCGGAGAACGCCATCCTCTTTTTTGAAGATTGGGCGTTGACCCGCACAAAGGCCGAGCAGTTTTTAAACAAAGCCTCCCGTGCCTATCAGGATCAGCAGGAGTTGGGCATCGAAAATCCGCCGCCGCAATCCACCTTTTTAACTCTGGAACGTTTGGATAAAATGGCCCGTCGCCTGACGGTTTGTAAAAGCGACCTGATTCGCGATCCGCAGGCGCCGGTTGTTGATTTTAATGCGCGTCCGCATCCGGATTTTAACGGCAGCCTTAAGTTATTTGTGAAATTTTTGCAAAAACAATCGGCTGAACGAATGCAGCGTCTGGTGATCATTCAAACTGCCAACCAGGAACAAAAAGAACGCCTGGAAGAAATCATCGAAGAAGAAGACCTGCCGTTCCGCGGCAAAATTGAAATCGGTACCCTGCACAACGGCTTTAGCCTGGACGCCCTGCAAGTGGATATTTTAACCGATCACGAAATTTTTAAACGTTACAAACGCAAAAAAGCCTACCGCCGATTCAAAAGCGGCGAATATCTGCGACAGTTAAGCGGTCTGAATCTCTACGATTACGTAGTGCACGTGGATTACGGCATCGGCCAGTATCTGGGCATGGAAACCATTAGCTACGGCAGCGTCAAAAAAGAGTGCATTAAAATCGGTTATCAGGACGGCGATTATCTTTATGTTACGGTCGATCGTTTGAACCGTGTGCAAAAGTACAGCTCCGAAGGCGGCGGCGCGCCAAAATTAACCAAACTGGGAACCAGCGAGTGGGAGCGCGCCAAACAAAAGACCAAAGAGTCCATTCAAAAAATTGCCGCCGAATTAATCCAGATCTACGCCGCCCGCAAGGCGCACGGCGGCCACAGGTTTTCATCGGACAATTACCTGGTCAAAGAGCTGGAAGCCACTTTCCCTTACGAAGAAACGCCCGATCAATTGCGCGCCATTGAAGAAGTTAAGGCCGATATGGAACGTCCCGAACCCATGGACCGCCTGCTGTGCGGCGACGTGGGCTTTGGCAAAACCGAGGTAGCCCTGCGCGCCGCCTTTAAAGCCATTCTGGACGGCAAGCAGGTCGCTTTGCTGGCGCCCACTACCATTCTGGCCTTTCAGCATTACAAAACCTTTACGGATCGGTTCCGCGAATTTCCGGTGAACGTCGAAATGCTTAATCGTTTTCGCACGCCTGCCCGGCAAAAAAAGATTATTCAGGCTCTGGCCGACGGCAGTATCGACCTGGTGATCGGAACGCACCGCCTGCTTTCGGAAGATGTTAAATTTAAAGACCTGGGCCTGTTGATCATTGACGAAGAACAGCGCTTTGGCGTGCGTCAAAAAGAAAAATTGAAAAAACTGCGCGTTTCGGTGGATGTGCTTTCCATGACGGCGACGCCCATTCCGCGCACTCTGCACATCGCCTTAATGGGCGCGCGCGATCTTTCGAACATCGATACTCCGCCCAGCAACCGTTTGCCGGTGCACACCGAAATCATTCACTGGAACGACCGGCAATTGCGGCACATCATCTTAAAAGAATTGCAGCGCGACGGCCAGGTCTATTTTGTGCACAACCGCGTGGAAACCATTGAGGGCGTTAAGGAAGCCCTGAGCCAGATTGTACCGGAGGCGCGCATTGCGGTAGGGCACGGCCAGTTGCCGGAAAAACAGCTGGAGCAGGTTATGCTCGATTTTATGGCCAAAAAATACGACGTATTGCTGGCCACCATGATCATCGAAAACGGTCTGGACATTCCCAATGTGAACACCATTATCATCAATCGCGCCGATAAATTAGGCCTGGCGCAGTTGTATCAGCTACGCGGGCGGGTGGGGCGCTCCAACGAACAGGCCTACGCCTACTTGCTGGTGCCGCCAATGGAAAAACTGAGTTCGCTGGCCCGCAAACGTTTAAGGGCCATCATGGATTTTACGGAGCTGGGCAGCGGTTATAAGGTGGCCTTGCGCGACCTGGAATTGCGCGGGGCGGGCAATCTGTTAGGAAAGGAACAGAGCGGATTTGTCCAGAGCGTGGGCTTTGAAATGTACTGCCGCATTTTAGACGAGGCCGTCCATGAACTGCGGCAGGGACTGGAAATGAAAGAAGAAGCCGTGGAAAAAAAGATCGCTCCGCAACGGCCCACCGATCCCAAACTGGACGTGGATTTCGATTTGTTGATTCCGGCCGATTACATTCCCTACGAGTTAGAGAGGATTACCATCTATCATCGTCTGGTAAACTTTACCGGACACGAGCAGGTGCAAAGCTTGAAAGAAGAGCTAATAGACCGCTTTGGCCAATTCCCGCCGGAAGTGGAGCTGTTTTTAATGGCCATTGAATTAAAGATTCTGGCCGGAAAATTATTTGCGGAACGGATTATTATTAACGATCGTAAGATAAAACTGTTTTTCAGCGCAGCGGCCGAAAAAGAAGACCTGTTCTTTTCGGAGTACATGCCGCGCATGATGAACCAGACAATGACGTCGGTGCGGTTTTTAAATCAAAAGAATCTGGGCGTAGAATTTGAGATTAAAGGCAAAGAAAAACAGGAACGCATGCAATTCGCAATTAATTTATTGCATTACATCATTGATCGGCATTAA
- a CDS encoding metallophosphoesterase gives MIKELSVLSDLHLPHANLAKIRLKIEVEESELILFAGDVLDAFDEKLLQEFLQTFADLPQPKLLVLGNHDLWQDKPHTDALYEDYLQFPWQEYGFHLLDKEPIIFGNTAFCGNMGWYDYSLRLTHDFDWPVIACDELLRWETMNNDEIRNLLQTAATKSFKDLNESDFARKILLVQNNGRWESLHWYDRLYINWGKSDQEMTAYFLHRLEEQLQETRGLEQVVVLHHAPILPRLAAEGVLDAYLSAFNGSKRFWDLICQYDVKTVIHGHLHRKAVFTWKNVRVYSCYGLMDTIRI, from the coding sequence ATTATTAAAGAGCTTTCCGTTCTTTCTGATTTACACCTTCCCCATGCCAATTTAGCGAAAATACGATTAAAGATTGAAGTAGAAGAATCAGAACTCATCCTTTTTGCCGGGGATGTGCTGGATGCCTTTGATGAGAAGCTACTGCAGGAATTTTTGCAAACCTTTGCCGACCTGCCCCAGCCAAAATTGTTGGTATTAGGCAATCACGACCTGTGGCAGGATAAACCGCACACCGACGCGCTGTACGAAGACTATTTGCAATTCCCCTGGCAGGAATACGGTTTTCATCTGCTGGACAAAGAACCGATCATTTTTGGCAACACGGCCTTTTGCGGCAATATGGGCTGGTACGATTATTCTCTGCGCCTGACGCATGATTTTGATTGGCCGGTCATTGCCTGCGATGAGCTGCTCCGATGGGAAACCATGAACAACGATGAAATCCGCAACCTTTTGCAAACGGCCGCCACAAAATCGTTCAAAGATTTAAATGAAAGCGATTTTGCCCGAAAGATTTTACTGGTTCAAAATAACGGCCGCTGGGAATCGTTGCACTGGTACGACCGCCTGTACATCAATTGGGGCAAATCGGATCAGGAGATGACCGCCTATTTTCTGCATCGCCTGGAAGAGCAATTGCAGGAAACCAGAGGTTTGGAACAAGTCGTTGTGTTGCACCATGCGCCGATTTTACCTCGTCTGGCCGCAGAAGGTGTGCTGGACGCCTATCTTTCGGCTTTCAATGGTAGTAAACGATTCTGGGATTTGATTTGCCAATATGACGTTAAAACCGTGATTCATGGCCACCTGCACCGTAAAGCCGTGTTTACCTGGAAAAATGTTAGGGTTTATTCTTGTTACGGCCTGATGGACACCATACGAATTTAA